A single region of the Pygocentrus nattereri isolate fPygNat1 chromosome 27, fPygNat1.pri, whole genome shotgun sequence genome encodes:
- the mrpl53 gene encoding 39S ribosomal protein L53, mitochondrial codes for MATSRAPVVLKAVKKIVVQFCPFESNVRATRDFLVLVGSEKARATNMNCEVITEVKHDQSDPVIDVTFMDGERLVMKGSKLTSQEMLSALQTRCMAKDPQAKTGGKK; via the exons ATGGCCACGTCCAGGGCGCCCGTGGTGCTAAAGGCGGTCAAGAAAATAGTTGTACAGTTTTGCCCGTTTGAGTCCAACGTTCGCGCCACACG AGATTTTCTTGTTTTGGTGGGATCTGAAAAGGCGAGGGCGACTAATATGAACTGTGAAGTCATAACAGAAGTGAAACATGACCAGTCAGATCCCGTGATTGACGTCACATTCA tGGATGGAGAAAGGTTAGTGATGAAAGGATCCAAACTGACGAGCCAAGAGATGCTTTCTGCTCTACAGACACGCTGCATGGCTAAAGATCCCCAGGCCAAAACAGGAGGGAAGAAATAG
- the fabp4a gene encoding fatty acid binding protein 4a, producing MVDKFVGTWKMINSENFDEYMKALGVGFATRQVGNRTKPNLVVSVDDQGLVCMKSQSTFKTTEIKFKLNESFEETTADDRKTTTVMSLDNGKLLQKQTWDGKETTIEREVTDGKLIAKCKMGDVVAVRTYVKEA from the exons ATGGTTGATAAATTTGTGGGAACGTGGAAGATGATCAACAGCGAGAACTTCGACGAGTACATGAAGGCTCTGG GTGTGGGTTTCGCCACCCGCCAGGTAGGAAACAGGACCAAGCCCAACCTTGTAGTGAGTGTGGACGACCAAGGGCTCGTATGCATGAAGTCCCAGAGCACCTTTAAGACCACCGAGATTAAGTTCAAACTGAACGAGTCGTTCGAGGAGACCACGGCTGACGACAGGAAGACGACG ACCGTGATGAGCCTTGACAATGGCAAACTGCTGCAGAAACAGACCTGGGACGGCAAAGAGACTACAATAGAGAGGGAAGTGACTGATGGGAAATTAATAGCG AAATGCAAGATGGGCGATGTGGTGGCAGTGAGGACGTATGTGAAAGAGGCATAA